The Candidatus Hinthialibacter antarcticus genome window below encodes:
- the hemC gene encoding hydroxymethylbilane synthase: MTEDRTFILGTRGSPLALWQAERVKTLLAEAQPGCNVKIEIIHTIGDKILDKPLVQVGGKGIFTKEIENALLDKSIDFAVHSFKDLPTMLPEGLGVTAIPERDSPFDALISRRYSSLLEMPEAPVIATGSLRRRAQVLALRPNAQVIDLRGNVNTRFQKYNDADWDGMIMAHAAIRRMEWEDRIAGVIQPGEMLPAPAQGAIAIESRIDDEETRTLLQSIHDAETAISVMAERSFLATLEGGCQAPMAAYATVKDGLVTLEGMTSALDGKPMLRESKQAPCKDAEALGRELAQSLLDQGADEIIETLKSLNQKS; the protein is encoded by the coding sequence CGTCAAAACGTTGTTGGCGGAGGCCCAGCCTGGCTGCAACGTCAAAATTGAAATCATCCACACCATCGGCGACAAAATTCTCGACAAGCCGTTGGTGCAAGTCGGCGGCAAAGGCATTTTTACCAAAGAAATTGAAAACGCTTTGCTCGACAAGAGCATCGACTTCGCCGTGCACAGTTTTAAAGACCTGCCGACGATGTTGCCGGAGGGCCTCGGCGTGACCGCGATTCCCGAACGCGACTCGCCGTTCGACGCGCTCATTTCGCGGCGCTACTCGTCATTGTTAGAAATGCCCGAAGCGCCCGTCATCGCGACGGGGAGCCTGCGCCGGCGCGCCCAGGTTTTGGCGCTACGTCCGAATGCGCAAGTGATCGACCTGCGCGGCAACGTCAATACGCGCTTTCAAAAATATAACGACGCCGATTGGGACGGCATGATTATGGCCCACGCCGCCATTCGCCGCATGGAATGGGAAGACCGTATTGCAGGCGTGATCCAACCCGGCGAAATGTTGCCCGCGCCCGCCCAAGGCGCCATCGCGATTGAATCGCGCATCGACGACGAAGAAACCCGGACGCTGCTACAAAGCATCCATGACGCCGAAACCGCAATTAGCGTCATGGCGGAGCGCTCGTTTCTCGCGACTTTGGAGGGCGGGTGTCAGGCGCCGATGGCGGCCTATGCGACGGTGAAAGACGGCCTTGTTACGTTGGAAGGGATGACATCGGCGCTCGACGGCAAGCCGATGTTGCGCGAGTCAAAACAGGCGCCATGCAAAGACGCCGAAGCGCTGGGCCGCGAGCTGGCGCAGTCGCTGCTCGACCAAGGCGCCGACGAAATTATCGAAACGCTCAAATCCCTCAATCAAAAATCCTGA
- a CDS encoding NUDIX hydrolase: protein MPILTGMVCAFAHGAIETEARRLGKAQVDAGPLLAYYCLYCILLVRIIEMDPQTITLNRRRFLLTAPIALAGCTTSKFFEEMGDIKVDAKAHAARRMEWTGDEMVFAVVHLGGGFVLVRHRSPLGWSFPGGIVDPNRHGLKTAANADLVTAVTRYAHSQATLPVQVSKTALFAYGYAIDDSADRMLMVHYFQLGLPTSFPPSVTPNFSEVTEAKWVAVDDAALAKCLVKRIGEYETIGEGGTIILEGCA, encoded by the coding sequence TTGCCAATTCTCACGGGAATGGTTTGCGCGTTCGCTCATGGCGCCATTGAAACGGAAGCGCGCCGCTTGGGCAAGGCGCAAGTCGACGCCGGGCCGCTTTTGGCTTATTATTGTCTGTACTGCATACTTCTTGTGAGGATAATTGAAATGGACCCGCAAACCATCACGCTCAACCGTCGGCGTTTTTTACTGACGGCCCCGATTGCGCTAGCAGGCTGCACCACATCTAAATTTTTTGAAGAAATGGGCGACATCAAGGTCGATGCGAAAGCCCACGCAGCGCGCCGCATGGAATGGACGGGAGACGAGATGGTCTTCGCGGTTGTGCATCTTGGCGGCGGGTTTGTTTTGGTGCGCCATCGCTCGCCGTTGGGCTGGTCGTTTCCCGGCGGCATTGTCGACCCCAACCGCCACGGCCTCAAAACGGCCGCCAACGCCGACCTGGTCACCGCAGTCACCCGCTATGCGCACTCACAGGCGACGCTGCCCGTCCAAGTCAGCAAGACGGCGCTATTCGCCTATGGATACGCGATTGACGATAGCGCCGACCGTATGTTGATGGTGCATTATTTTCAGTTGGGGCTGCCGACTTCGTTCCCGCCTTCGGTCACGCCGAATTTCAGTGAAGTGACTGAAGCCAAGTGGGTCGCAGTAGACGACGCCGCTTTGGCAAAATGCCTGGTGAAGCGCATCGGCGAATATGAGACAATCGGCGAGGGCGGAACCATCATTCTCGAAGGCTGCGCGTAA